The following coding sequences are from one Marinitoga litoralis window:
- a CDS encoding NADH:ubiquinone reductase (Na(+)-transporting) subunit F: MSPIIMAPLVVSVISGVLAAIIAIVDGIVNNYGEVKVKINGEKELTVNGGASLLTTLSETGIFVPSACGGRGSCGACKVKVLSDVGPHLPTETPLLTPEEMKENVRLSCQVKVKKDIDIWLPEELFNVKKYKTRIEKITDVTHDIKEVRFKLLEPTEVNFKAGQYMQIVIPPYDKIKEPTQRAYSISSVPSQKDSFELLIRLVPGGIATTYVHNYLKEGDTMEVIGPFGDFYLRDTDADVIGVAGGSGMAPLKSIILDMFEKGMTNRNVWYFFGARSLRDVYYIDLFKELEKKWPNLHFVVALSEPLPEDNWDGEVGLITDVLDKYFKEKMDPNTPKEGYLCGSPGMINACVNVMKNNGIPEDKIYYDKFA; the protein is encoded by the coding sequence ATGAGTCCTATTATTATGGCGCCATTAGTTGTTTCGGTTATAAGTGGTGTATTAGCAGCTATTATTGCAATAGTGGATGGAATAGTAAATAATTATGGCGAAGTTAAAGTTAAAATAAATGGTGAAAAGGAATTAACTGTAAATGGTGGTGCTTCACTATTAACTACATTATCTGAAACAGGCATTTTTGTTCCATCAGCTTGTGGTGGAAGGGGAAGTTGTGGAGCTTGTAAAGTAAAAGTTTTATCTGATGTAGGACCACATTTACCTACAGAAACACCATTATTAACACCAGAAGAAATGAAGGAAAATGTTAGATTATCTTGTCAAGTAAAAGTAAAAAAAGATATTGATATATGGTTGCCAGAAGAATTATTTAATGTAAAGAAGTATAAGACAAGAATAGAAAAAATAACAGATGTAACTCATGATATTAAGGAAGTACGCTTTAAATTGCTAGAACCTACAGAAGTTAATTTTAAGGCTGGGCAATATATGCAAATAGTAATACCCCCATATGATAAAATTAAAGAACCAACACAAAGAGCATATTCAATATCTTCGGTACCATCACAAAAAGATTCTTTTGAATTATTGATTAGATTAGTTCCTGGAGGTATAGCAACAACATATGTACATAACTATTTAAAAGAAGGAGACACGATGGAGGTTATAGGACCATTTGGAGATTTTTATTTAAGAGATACAGACGCAGATGTAATTGGTGTTGCTGGTGGTTCTGGTATGGCTCCGCTAAAGTCTATTATTTTAGATATGTTTGAAAAAGGTATGACAAATAGAAATGTTTGGTATTTCTTTGGTGCAAGATCATTAAGAGATGTATATTATATTGATTTATTTAAAGAATTAGAAAAGAAATGGCCTAACTTGCATTTTGTAGTTGCATTGTCTGAACCATTACCTGAAGATAATTGGGATGGAGAAGTTGGTTTGATTACAGATGTTTTAGATAAGTACTTTAAAGAAAAAATGGATCCAAATACACCAAAAGAAGGTTATTTATGTGGTAGTCCAGGTATGATTAATGCATGTGTTAATGTAATGAAAAACAATGGAATACCTGAAGATAAGATATATTATGATAAATTCGCTTAA
- a CDS encoding NAD(P)/FAD-dependent oxidoreductase: MYDITIIGAGVVGSAIARELSKYNLKVLMLEKTDDVSNGASKANSGIVHGGYAAKYGTLKGKLCFEGNRMYDKLNEELNFGFKRTGALVIGFNEEDEKTLIELYNNGLKNGVNENEMEILYRNEILEIEPNINKNVKVALLAKDVGITSPYEMTIALAENAVNNGVELKLENEVISIEEKSDYYIVITNQDSFETKYIINAAGVNSDKISNMVGINNFYIIPRKGQYIIFHKGYGKIINNVIFQVPTEKGKGILVTPTYHGNLMIGPDAQESSRDDVSTDLETLKYIIKTAKLSVPNIDLKKVLTSFSGIRPTPSTGDFIIEESKEIFINVAGIESPGLTSSPAIAKMVVDILKKSGLKLIEKNDFNPIRKSIIIKKDLTYKEVNKMLDLDSYEQIICRCEMVSKKEIIDALNRGIPIKSVDAVKRRTRATMGFCQGEFCTPRIKKVISEVLNIKEEDIPLRGKKSGILPKKVNLNYFKQLDIEL; encoded by the coding sequence ATGTATGATATTACAATTATAGGTGCTGGCGTTGTTGGTAGTGCAATTGCTCGTGAATTATCTAAATATAATTTAAAAGTATTAATGTTAGAAAAAACTGATGATGTAAGCAATGGTGCTTCAAAGGCTAACAGCGGTATAGTTCATGGTGGATATGCTGCAAAGTATGGAACCTTAAAAGGGAAATTGTGTTTTGAAGGAAATAGAATGTATGATAAGCTAAATGAAGAATTAAATTTTGGTTTTAAAAGAACAGGAGCTTTAGTAATAGGATTTAACGAAGAAGATGAAAAAACATTAATTGAATTATATAATAATGGATTAAAAAATGGGGTAAATGAAAATGAAATGGAAATATTGTATAGAAATGAAATATTGGAGATTGAACCAAATATCAATAAGAATGTTAAGGTAGCATTATTAGCAAAAGATGTAGGGATAACATCACCATATGAAATGACTATAGCTTTAGCGGAAAATGCTGTTAATAATGGAGTGGAATTAAAATTAGAAAATGAAGTAATAAGTATTGAAGAAAAAAGTGATTATTATATAGTTATAACTAATCAAGATTCATTTGAGACAAAATATATTATAAACGCAGCTGGAGTGAATAGTGATAAAATATCAAATATGGTAGGAATAAATAATTTTTATATTATTCCTAGAAAGGGTCAATATATTATATTTCATAAGGGATATGGTAAAATAATAAATAATGTAATATTTCAAGTACCTACTGAAAAGGGAAAAGGTATTTTAGTAACTCCTACTTATCATGGCAATTTAATGATAGGACCAGATGCACAAGAAAGTTCAAGAGATGATGTAAGTACAGATTTAGAAACATTAAAATACATAATTAAAACTGCAAAATTATCTGTTCCAAATATTGATTTGAAAAAGGTATTAACTTCTTTTTCTGGAATTAGGCCAACACCATCAACAGGTGATTTTATTATAGAAGAATCAAAAGAAATATTTATTAATGTTGCTGGTATAGAATCTCCTGGGTTGACATCTTCACCAGCAATTGCTAAAATGGTTGTGGATATTTTAAAAAAGTCTGGATTAAAGTTAATTGAAAAAAATGATTTTAATCCAATTAGAAAATCAATAATAATTAAAAAAGATTTGACATATAAAGAAGTTAATAAGATGTTAGATTTAGATTCTTATGAACAAATTATATGTAGATGTGAAATGGTAAGCAAAAAAGAAATTATAGATGCATTAAATAGAGGAATACCTATAAAATCTGTTGATGCAGTAAAAAGAAGGACAAGAGCAACAATGGGATTTTGCCAAGGAGAGTTTTGTACTCCAAGAATAAAAAAAGTTATTTCAGAAGTTTTAAATATTAAGGAAGAAGATATTCCTTTAAGAGGTAAAAAATCAGGTATTTTGCCTAAAAAGGTCAATTTAAATTATTTTAAACAATTGGATATAGAATTATGA
- a CDS encoding DMT family transporter has translation MHYLFSILSALSSSVTSILGKYSFNIGASPSQILFLRFLFSFIISGIIFIFMGYKFNIKKFLLYSLLGIVNYGIAAYSFFIGLQFLNPAYATVVYFTNPIFVSYFQHKLTKRKINLLNATAVGLSFAGVVIANMGERAFENNESIVFGTFMVLFSSFINAVFIVSVGEYIKQDNSHPFENAFYTFTGVFIYYFIFTIITNEIFLINRTYLLSGLILAILATFVPLTLNYFALKKIQSHTLALIMPLELLFASILSAIFLDEQFNTLKVLGLILVGIAPIVDISGIENE, from the coding sequence TTGCATTATTTATTTTCCATATTATCTGCACTATCTTCTTCAGTTACATCTATATTAGGAAAATATTCATTCAATATAGGAGCTTCACCATCTCAAATATTGTTTTTGAGATTTCTTTTTTCATTTATTATTTCTGGAATAATATTTATTTTTATGGGATATAAATTTAATATAAAAAAATTTTTATTATATTCATTATTAGGAATAGTAAATTATGGAATAGCAGCATATTCATTTTTTATAGGATTACAATTTTTAAATCCTGCATATGCTACAGTTGTTTATTTTACTAATCCTATTTTTGTTTCTTATTTTCAGCATAAATTGACAAAAAGAAAAATAAATCTTTTAAATGCTACTGCTGTAGGATTATCTTTTGCTGGAGTAGTTATTGCAAATATGGGTGAAAGAGCATTTGAAAATAATGAAAGTATAGTTTTTGGTACTTTTATGGTATTATTTAGTTCTTTTATAAACGCAGTATTTATAGTATCAGTAGGTGAATATATAAAGCAGGATAATTCACATCCATTTGAAAATGCATTTTATACATTTACTGGTGTATTTATATATTATTTTATTTTTACTATAATAACAAATGAAATTTTTTTAATAAATAGAACTTATCTATTATCAGGGTTAATATTAGCAATATTAGCAACATTTGTTCCTTTAACTTTAAATTATTTTGCGTTAAAAAAAATACAATCACATACTTTAGCTTTAATAATGCCATTAGAATTATTATTTGCGTCAATATTATCTGCGATATTTCTTGATGAGCAATTTAACACATTAAAGGTTCTAGGGTTAATTTTAGTTGGAATAGCTCCAATTGTTGATATATCTGGTATTGAAAATGAATAA
- a CDS encoding serine dehydratase subunit alpha family protein, whose product MLKEILFDQVKPAYGCTEPIAVALAVATAKKYLKGELESINITLDKNTYKNGLEVNIPGTSFIGLEIAASLSYVCGNSEYGLEVLKDVNQECIDNSHKYLGKIKLNVNKEYMGLKVDCTIIGDNSVNVVIEDKHDNVAHIEVDGEQIYDRHFEAGGALLDEIKKYNIDDLIDYLDKYDMDVDELLEKTMNLNTKIAEKGLKTDGNFGHVLDFEPVNIVQAAVDARMSGELMPVMTVAGSGNQGLSSTLPIIKIGRKYDNEKVKKAMLLSILVTIYIKSYTGLLTPICGAGTIASAGVSAGITYLKGGNNDQIKHAINNVLSTLFGLTCDGAKKGCALKAGTGTFVALQSSELALNDINVPCGNGIAAKDVEETIKRVGKLTESIKKFDEDVLDYIGKC is encoded by the coding sequence ATGTTAAAAGAAATTTTATTTGATCAAGTAAAGCCTGCATATGGATGTACAGAGCCTATAGCTGTAGCTTTAGCAGTAGCTACTGCTAAAAAATATTTAAAAGGAGAATTAGAAAGTATTAATATTACTTTAGATAAAAATACATATAAGAATGGATTGGAAGTAAATATTCCTGGTACTTCTTTTATAGGGCTTGAAATAGCAGCATCTCTTTCATATGTATGTGGTAATTCTGAATATGGATTAGAAGTATTAAAAGATGTAAATCAAGAGTGTATAGATAATTCACATAAGTATTTAGGGAAGATAAAGTTAAACGTTAACAAAGAATATATGGGATTAAAAGTAGATTGTACAATAATAGGAGATAATTCAGTTAATGTTGTTATTGAAGATAAACATGATAATGTTGCGCATATTGAGGTGGATGGAGAGCAAATATATGATAGACATTTTGAAGCAGGTGGAGCATTATTAGATGAGATAAAAAAATATAATATTGATGATTTAATTGATTATTTAGATAAATATGATATGGATGTAGATGAATTATTAGAAAAAACTATGAATTTAAATACAAAAATTGCAGAAAAAGGTTTAAAAACCGATGGGAATTTTGGTCATGTTTTGGATTTTGAGCCAGTTAATATAGTTCAAGCAGCTGTTGATGCAAGAATGAGTGGGGAATTAATGCCCGTTATGACTGTTGCAGGTAGTGGTAATCAAGGTCTATCTTCAACATTGCCTATAATTAAAATTGGGAGAAAATATGATAATGAAAAAGTAAAAAAGGCAATGTTATTAAGTATATTAGTAACAATATACATAAAGTCATATACTGGATTATTAACTCCTATTTGTGGGGCTGGTACAATAGCTTCTGCTGGTGTTTCAGCTGGAATAACATATTTAAAAGGCGGAAATAATGATCAAATAAAACATGCTATAAATAATGTATTATCTACATTATTTGGTTTAACTTGTGATGGTGCAAAAAAAGGTTGTGCATTGAAAGCTGGAACAGGAACATTTGTAGCGTTACAAAGTTCTGAATTAGCATTAAATGATATTAATGTACCATGTGGAAATGGTATTGCTGCAAAAGATGTAGAAGAAACAATTAAAAGGGTTGGTAAATTAACAGAATCAATTAAAAAGTTTGATGAAGATGTTTTAGATTATATAGGGAAATGTTGA
- a CDS encoding UvrD-helicase domain-containing protein, translating to MSVKVCVSCDELIDNDEKICPSCDSFFLKKKCPKCDEIMKDNVKKCWYCGYDFTAKIKKDKKIKDIYDKYLNELKNTNFAESNSINNNKYIKLTEEQIEIIKNAKNNNLIINAFAGAGKSVTLLSIAYALKNKTFLFLAFNNSVKKDIERKIKKSNLKNVKVLTTHGLAYNFVKKDIKFDKIGKDLNTSEISKLLGIDIFISDLIRIAFNDFCNGNYKNISDETIDEIINNNVSLKFISENKDYLKEKINIIWNMYLNKELDITHNVYLKYFQLNIEKYKNYINFDYVLLDEAQDTNEVVLDIFKNLNGKKIIVGDPHQQIYSFRGSINAMYKIRNEIDAKVLYLTQTFRFSNFIAEKANFILKNFKNEEKEIISSKISNSNEINSICYITRTNSTLIKIIEKLKDYNIKLIRTPREIFNLPLSIYYYIEYLKNGKYKDRIKEKWILNFKELDDLKDYAEDFEDYELISAINIAEEYGKKLFDLLKIAEEKYEAKESNIYLTTAHTSKGLEWDKVIITHDFPNIIDLIKKEKYKTIKDFRKAYKKHIDEILNGKNNHFKHQYIIDEINLFYVALTRAKKKVLFYSNDNIFEVDKLLE from the coding sequence TTGTCAGTTAAAGTTTGTGTAAGTTGTGATGAATTAATAGATAATGATGAAAAAATATGTCCTAGTTGCGATAGCTTTTTTTTAAAAAAGAAATGCCCTAAATGCGATGAAATAATGAAAGATAATGTGAAAAAATGTTGGTATTGTGGATATGATTTTACTGCTAAAATTAAGAAAGATAAAAAAATTAAAGATATATACGATAAATATTTAAACGAATTAAAAAATACGAATTTTGCAGAATCAAATAGTATAAATAATAATAAATATATTAAATTAACTGAGGAACAAATTGAGATTATAAAAAATGCAAAAAATAACAATTTAATTATAAATGCATTTGCAGGTGCAGGAAAATCAGTAACTCTTTTAAGTATAGCTTATGCATTAAAAAATAAGACTTTTTTATTTTTAGCTTTTAATAATTCTGTGAAAAAAGATATAGAAAGAAAAATAAAAAAATCTAATTTAAAGAATGTAAAAGTATTGACTACACATGGATTAGCATATAATTTTGTAAAAAAAGATATTAAATTTGATAAAATAGGAAAAGATTTAAATACATCTGAAATTTCAAAATTGTTAGGAATAGATATTTTTATTTCTGATCTAATAAGAATAGCATTTAATGATTTTTGTAATGGGAATTATAAGAATATTTCTGATGAAACAATTGATGAAATAATAAATAATAATGTTAGTCTTAAATTTATAAGTGAAAATAAGGATTATTTAAAAGAAAAAATAAATATTATTTGGAATATGTATTTAAATAAAGAATTAGACATAACTCATAATGTTTATTTAAAATACTTCCAATTAAACATAGAAAAATATAAAAATTATATAAATTTTGATTATGTACTTTTAGATGAAGCGCAAGATACAAATGAAGTAGTTTTAGATATTTTTAAAAATTTGAATGGTAAGAAAATAATTGTAGGGGATCCACATCAACAAATATATTCTTTTAGAGGATCTATTAATGCAATGTATAAAATTAGAAATGAAATTGATGCAAAGGTTTTGTATTTAACTCAAACATTTAGATTTTCTAATTTTATTGCAGAAAAAGCAAATTTTATTTTAAAGAATTTTAAGAATGAGGAGAAGGAAATTATTTCTTCTAAAATTTCAAATTCAAATGAAATAAATTCTATTTGTTATATAACTAGAACAAATTCTACTTTGATAAAAATCATAGAGAAATTAAAGGATTATAATATAAAATTAATTAGAACTCCAAGAGAAATATTTAATTTACCTTTGAGTATTTATTATTATATAGAATATTTAAAAAATGGAAAATATAAGGATAGAATAAAAGAAAAATGGATATTAAACTTTAAAGAATTAGATGATTTAAAAGATTATGCGGAGGATTTTGAAGATTATGAATTAATATCTGCTATTAATATTGCAGAAGAATATGGAAAAAAATTATTTGATTTATTAAAAATTGCTGAGGAAAAGTATGAAGCTAAAGAAAGTAATATATATTTAACTACAGCTCATACCAGTAAAGGTTTAGAATGGGATAAAGTGATAATTACACATGATTTTCCTAATATTATTGATTTAATAAAAAAGGAAAAGTATAAAACAATCAAAGATTTTAGAAAAGCATACAAAAAACATATAGATGAAATATTAAATGGTAAAAATAATCATTTTAAACATCAATATATTATAGATGAAATAAATTTATTTTATGTTGCTTTAACTAGAGCAAAGAAAAAAGTGCTGTTTTATTCAAATGATAATATTTTTGAAGTTGATAAATTGCTTGAGTAA
- a CDS encoding sensor histidine kinase: MKYLDFINEMIIELDGYKIKYSNKVAQEYGFKKDLEIISVFTFNEIDDFISHIINRKDYKIETTVFFFQGTSKYCSVLYLSEENMIIIDDKTDKELIKQIKADFITSLSHELRTPLSVAKGNAYLIEDLNNNYSLNEPIKKIKKSLNRIERILDQLTVIYMAEFGNYTLKIELIDINNIYNEVISDLENKIKYKNIEIIYKSDIEYLKGDSFVIYTLLRNLISNAFKYSNKNSKVYVTITKNEIIVEDNGIGIRENEKNRIFERFYRGIDSRKYAKGSGLGLAIVKHLCELSNYSLEFKSEWMVGSKFIIKIA, translated from the coding sequence ATGAAATACTTGGATTTCATTAATGAAATGATAATTGAATTAGATGGTTATAAGATTAAATATTCAAATAAAGTTGCTCAAGAATACGGATTTAAAAAAGACTTAGAAATAATAAGTGTTTTTACCTTTAATGAAATTGATGATTTTATTTCCCATATTATTAATAGAAAAGATTATAAAATTGAAACCACAGTATTCTTTTTCCAAGGAACTAGTAAATACTGTAGTGTATTATATTTAAGTGAAGAAAACATGATAATAATTGATGATAAAACTGATAAAGAACTAATTAAACAAATAAAAGCAGATTTTATTACTTCTTTATCTCATGAATTGAGAACTCCGTTATCAGTCGCAAAAGGTAATGCATATTTGATTGAAGATTTAAACAATAATTATTCTTTAAATGAACCAATTAAAAAAATAAAAAAATCATTAAATAGAATAGAAAGAATTTTAGATCAATTAACAGTAATTTATATGGCAGAGTTTGGAAATTATACTTTAAAAATAGAATTAATTGATATTAATAATATATATAATGAAGTTATTTCTGATTTAGAAAATAAAATAAAATATAAAAATATTGAGATAATTTATAAATCTGATATAGAATACTTAAAAGGAGATTCTTTTGTAATTTATACATTATTAAGAAATTTAATCTCAAATGCCTTTAAGTACTCAAACAAAAATTCAAAAGTATATGTGACCATAACAAAAAACGAAATTATAGTTGAAGATAATGGAATTGGAATTCGAGAAAATGAAAAAAACAGAATTTTTGAAAGATTCTATAGAGGAATAGATTCAAGAAAATACGCAAAAGGTTCAGGTTTAGGTTTAGCGATAGTAAAACATTTATGCGAGTTATCAAATTATTCATTAGAGTTTAAATCTGAATGGATGGTTGGGAGTAAATTCATAATAAAAATTGCTTGA
- a CDS encoding response regulator transcription factor — translation MASILLVEDDKDIRDLLKTYLEIEKFNVVECETINCMRNLLNNNKFDIILLDIMLPDGESIDILPLIRAKNKNTGIIIISAKNTDRDKIYGIETGADDYITKPFNPREVIARIRALLKRLKNDDEILQFGNLEIYSNNYTVKYNGELVNLTAKEFEILYLLAKNNEKIYTRNEIIEKIWFDDEFITDRVVDVHISMIRSKIGKNLIKTIRNMGYKFNKNSD, via the coding sequence ATGGCATCTATACTATTAGTAGAAGATGATAAAGATATAAGAGATTTATTAAAAACCTATTTAGAAATAGAGAAATTCAATGTTGTTGAATGTGAAACAATTAATTGTATGAGAAATTTATTAAATAATAATAAATTTGATATTATATTATTAGATATAATGTTGCCAGATGGAGAATCAATAGATATTTTACCTTTAATTAGGGCAAAAAATAAAAATACTGGCATAATTATTATTTCAGCTAAAAATACCGATAGGGATAAAATATATGGTATAGAAACAGGAGCTGATGACTATATTACAAAACCATTTAACCCTAGAGAAGTAATAGCTAGGATTAGAGCATTATTAAAAAGATTAAAAAATGATGATGAAATACTTCAATTTGGAAATTTAGAAATTTACTCTAATAATTACACTGTAAAATATAACGGGGAACTAGTAAATTTGACTGCAAAAGAATTTGAAATTCTATATCTTCTAGCGAAAAATAATGAAAAAATATATACAAGAAATGAAATAATTGAAAAAATATGGTTTGATGATGAGTTTATTACTGATAGAGTTGTTGATGTGCATATAAGTATGATTAGATCGAAAATTGGGAAAAATTTGATAAAAACTATTAGAAACATGGGGTATAAATTTAATAAAAATTCAGATTAG
- the phoU gene encoding phosphate signaling complex protein PhoU — protein MQNVHHFENEILILKADISKMLSLILDSFNMAIEALEKNDETLAKRVLDLDDRIDDINRKIEDEVYQIIARYNPLAKELRYIITMIKFSNNLERIGDLSCNIAQKVFEFNNLKFTPVLNEDILKMIGLSLEMLKNVFKAFNERNIELAIEIWKKDDIIDNLEIQIRKDILNDFKENKYDENIIIPFALIARDIERISDQITNLCEEIVYIEKGEKITNLLKS, from the coding sequence ATGCAAAATGTACATCATTTCGAAAATGAAATATTAATATTAAAAGCTGATATATCAAAAATGTTATCTCTTATATTAGATTCATTTAATATGGCAATTGAAGCACTTGAAAAAAATGATGAAACTTTAGCAAAAAGAGTATTAGATTTAGATGATAGAATTGATGATATAAACAGAAAAATAGAAGATGAGGTTTATCAAATAATTGCTAGATATAATCCTTTAGCCAAAGAATTAAGATATATAATTACAATGATTAAATTTTCTAATAATCTTGAAAGAATTGGAGATTTATCCTGTAATATTGCACAAAAAGTTTTTGAATTTAATAATTTAAAATTCACCCCTGTTTTAAATGAAGATATATTAAAAATGATTGGCTTATCTTTAGAAATGCTAAAAAATGTTTTTAAAGCTTTCAATGAAAGAAATATAGAATTAGCTATAGAAATTTGGAAAAAAGATGATATTATAGATAATTTAGAAATTCAAATACGCAAGGATATATTAAATGATTTTAAAGAAAATAAATATGATGAAAATATTATTATTCCCTTTGCATTAATTGCAAGAGACATTGAAAGAATTTCTGATCAAATTACAAATTTATGTGAAGAAATTGTATATATAGAAAAAGGAGAAAAAATAACTAATCTTTTAAAAAGCTAA
- the pstB gene encoding phosphate ABC transporter ATP-binding protein PstB encodes MINKNDDIIKVKDFNAFYGDKQALKNINIDFKRNKISAIIGPSGCGKSTLLRSINRINDEIPNYKTSGEIIFENKNIFDKDLDLTIYRKRVGMVFQKPVPFPMSIYENVAFGLKIHGMKNKNKIDEIVENSLKKAALWDEVKDELHKSAYELSGGQQQRLVIARAIAVDPEVILLDEPTSALDPIATQRIERLLEELVENYTIIIVTHNLPQAVRISDYLYFMYQGELIESGLTSDIIKAPKEQLTEDYLNGRIG; translated from the coding sequence ATGATAAATAAAAATGATGATATAATTAAAGTAAAAGACTTTAATGCTTTCTATGGTGATAAACAGGCATTAAAAAATATAAATATAGATTTTAAAAGAAATAAAATTTCAGCTATTATTGGTCCATCAGGTTGTGGAAAATCTACATTATTAAGAAGTATCAATAGAATAAATGATGAAATACCTAATTACAAGACATCTGGTGAAATAATATTTGAAAATAAAAATATATTTGATAAAGATTTAGACTTAACAATATATAGAAAAAGAGTAGGCATGGTATTTCAAAAACCAGTTCCCTTCCCAATGTCTATATATGAGAATGTAGCCTTTGGTTTAAAAATTCATGGAATGAAAAACAAAAATAAAATTGATGAGATTGTTGAAAATTCTCTAAAAAAGGCTGCTTTGTGGGATGAAGTTAAAGATGAATTACATAAATCAGCATATGAATTATCAGGTGGGCAGCAACAAAGATTAGTTATTGCAAGAGCAATTGCTGTTGATCCTGAAGTTATACTGTTAGACGAACCAACATCAGCTTTAGATCCAATAGCTACACAAAGAATTGAAAGATTACTTGAAGAATTAGTTGAAAATTATACTATAATAATAGTAACTCATAATTTACCTCAAGCTGTTAGAATATCTGACTATTTATATTTTATGTATCAAGGTGAGTTAATAGAATCAGGATTAACTTCAGATATAATTAAAGCACCAAAAGAACAGTTAACAGAAGACTACCTAAATGGAAGAATAGGATAA
- the pstA gene encoding phosphate ABC transporter permease PstA: protein MRKDKIISLIFRIISYITFFSIVFIFIFVILDGIRYFSIDFFTQFPKNMMTEGGIFPAIIGTIYLLSMTLIIAIPFGVLTGIFLSEYGNNKIGRLLDTAITSLSGVPSIVFGLFGLALFSITMGLRTSLISGSLTLSIMALPIISSATREAMRAIPNTMRESAYALGAKKTEVIYKVLLPAARSRIITAILIGAGRVMGETAPVLLTAAVFYSTHMPQSIKDPIMTLPTHIYNVAMAYGQDAQWMAKGTASFLMLLILVIYSIAFRIRRKINDK from the coding sequence ATGAGAAAAGATAAAATAATATCATTAATATTTAGAATAATAAGTTATATAACCTTTTTTAGTATAGTTTTTATATTTATTTTTGTTATTTTAGATGGAATAAGATATTTTTCAATAGATTTTTTTACTCAATTCCCTAAAAACATGATGACTGAAGGAGGTATATTCCCAGCTATTATAGGTACAATATATCTTCTTTCTATGACATTAATAATTGCTATTCCATTTGGTGTTTTAACTGGTATATTTTTATCTGAATATGGGAATAATAAAATTGGAAGATTGTTAGACACAGCTATTACTTCTTTATCTGGTGTTCCATCTATAGTATTTGGTTTGTTTGGTTTAGCATTATTTTCTATAACTATGGGATTAAGAACTTCATTAATTTCAGGTTCTTTAACATTATCTATAATGGCTTTACCAATTATTTCTTCAGCTACAAGGGAAGCAATGAGAGCAATTCCAAATACAATGAGAGAATCTGCATATGCATTAGGTGCAAAAAAAACTGAGGTTATATACAAAGTGTTATTACCAGCAGCAAGATCAAGAATAATTACTGCTATATTAATTGGTGCTGGTAGAGTTATGGGAGAAACAGCGCCTGTATTATTAACTGCTGCAGTATTTTATTCAACTCATATGCCACAATCAATAAAAGATCCTATAATGACTTTACCTACTCATATATATAATGTTGCGATGGCATATGGACAAGATGCACAATGGATGGCAAAAGGAACAGCATCTTTTTTAATGTTATTAATTTTAGTTATATACTCAATTGCATTTAGAATAAGGAGGAAAATAAATGATAAATAA